Proteins from one Thaumasiovibrio subtropicus genomic window:
- a CDS encoding NUDIX hydrolase, with protein MTKLIDKLAWLYLKDGELLAVRSIGKSLFYLPGGKREDGESDEQALCREINEELDVDLQPETIRYAGTFTGPADGKADGVEVQLTCYFADYEGTLSPEAEIEEMGYLSSQDEAITSKAAWIAVEWLQSQGKLN; from the coding sequence ATGACTAAGTTAATTGATAAACTGGCGTGGTTATATTTAAAAGATGGCGAGTTGCTTGCGGTACGTTCAATCGGGAAATCACTTTTCTATCTGCCCGGTGGCAAGCGAGAAGACGGTGAGAGTGATGAGCAAGCGCTTTGCCGAGAAATCAATGAAGAGTTGGACGTTGACCTTCAACCAGAGACGATACGTTATGCGGGAACCTTTACGGGACCAGCAGATGGCAAAGCGGACGGGGTAGAAGTGCAATTAACGTGCTACTTTGCGGACTACGAAGGGACTTTGTCGCCAGAAGCTGAAATCGAAGAGATGGGATATCTTTCGTCGCAAGATGAAGCGATAACCTCAAAAGCAGCATGGATTGCCGTGGAGTGGTTGCAGTCGCAAGGCAAACTGAACTAA
- a CDS encoding DUF4234 domain-containing protein codes for MYREEVLGLKALGTWKLFFLSIVTLGIYFGYYVKKQSRKIDSISSNRQTLLGVGGKVLMPDPVGQRYGNILLIFGYLDLVILFYEIIEPERGVRLEAVTDMVSFVFSIVTLIWCFKVKNIMNTQLSLSEGSPYWFSSVWTLFCSPFYFNYKLNCICEALEAKQEFSFDA; via the coding sequence GTGTATCGCGAAGAGGTACTGGGTTTAAAAGCGCTTGGAACATGGAAGCTCTTCTTTCTGAGCATTGTCACTTTGGGTATCTACTTTGGTTATTACGTAAAGAAACAATCAAGAAAAATTGATTCAATTTCATCTAACCGCCAGACTTTACTGGGCGTTGGCGGAAAGGTCTTAATGCCGGATCCGGTTGGACAAAGATATGGAAACATATTGCTAATCTTTGGTTACTTGGATCTCGTTATTCTCTTTTACGAGATTATTGAGCCGGAAAGGGGGGTGAGGTTGGAGGCGGTGACTGACATGGTTTCATTTGTTTTTAGCATTGTCACTTTAATCTGGTGTTTTAAAGTAAAAAACATAATGAATACGCAATTGAGCTTGAGTGAGGGAAGCCCATATTGGTTTAGTTCAGTATGGACACTTTTCTGTTCTCCTTTTTATTTCAACTATAAATTGAACTGTATTTGTGAGGCGTTGGAGGCAAAACAAGAGTTCAGCTTTGATGCCTAG
- a CDS encoding M16 family metallopeptidase, whose protein sequence is MKKWLGLGATLVVLSGCGTTTTTQFEPDPNWVQGELSNGLSYHLYQKEGDAVSVRMVVHAGSLQETSNQYGYAHFLEHMAFNGSEHFSENDVIRFFEQAGVAFGPDINAFTSYEHTVYQLELPKNEQIDKALMWMADIGHRLSLEPEQIEAEKGVVLGEIRVSRPDPKPFGFQAYEYSIKDTPFEHADPLGSVNSVSNLDRGQLVSYYQTWYQPQLTEIIITGDIEPTALKASLEKHFADWQRGNTALRAKTPFEPQEKKGLTSTTTVGELPSMSVAFLEGQSGQTTLEKQQDDWMTYLKNELIYQRLSNDFQLAGLPVSHLGTGSQVIGDKVASHYQVIYSEGARVDAQQQFLLTLGQLRDHGITQSELDAVLGNWRRNLDNHQQDFERMTAGQLSSMRVEQILAEQPTQLPSQREKNLADFLAKISVKKVNRSINDVLSSKGTFFNGGEMMRGLATPSQLANRYHVDTEKPLTLTTSSELPQPTMIGEITQQHQDEFGSTYWTLSNGIEVMYRQLPEANNEVFMVLSAVGGTHTLPYELQPASILFPEVIVSSGVGPMNGVETDRFVRKQDLLLEPFVHQTYHGVEVHAGKKQLADALNLLHQGLVNPKFDVTQIERVKQARAKEYAVFLDSPIGKSLAQIANTVYANDKNWSSLYNAEDVTLVDEAKLREVYTRLFQTTDFKLTVVGSAEPETLEPLLRKYIASIPLQGDVAPLSKWHLDSEYPAEQSLAANPENKTVVIMGAVSKRSEPRSAQDVFLEDMLLRATSARMITNVRETHSLDYSPGVVSTGADSSGAHVWELYSTVDPSKEQQVKSVMAETMASLAEGFSQEEFDAVASQLSVAFNDLHKDPIQYTWQVARYRLNGYGYQHLLDGKATVDSVSKADLNALANEVFGSAANHYTFSLQPEK, encoded by the coding sequence ATGAAAAAATGGCTAGGCCTTGGTGCCACTTTAGTCGTGCTATCGGGATGCGGTACTACCACGACTACACAATTCGAACCCGATCCGAACTGGGTTCAAGGTGAACTTTCAAACGGTTTGTCTTATCACCTCTATCAGAAAGAAGGCGATGCGGTTTCTGTACGCATGGTCGTACATGCTGGTAGCCTGCAAGAAACGTCTAATCAATACGGCTACGCACACTTCTTAGAACACATGGCATTTAATGGCTCTGAGCACTTCTCAGAGAATGATGTGATTCGCTTTTTCGAACAAGCAGGTGTGGCTTTTGGCCCTGACATCAACGCCTTTACCAGCTATGAGCACACTGTCTATCAACTTGAGTTGCCTAAAAACGAGCAGATAGACAAAGCCTTAATGTGGATGGCAGATATCGGCCATCGTTTGTCGCTGGAACCTGAGCAAATTGAAGCGGAGAAAGGCGTTGTACTTGGAGAAATCAGAGTCAGTCGTCCAGACCCCAAGCCTTTCGGCTTTCAAGCTTATGAGTACAGCATTAAAGACACCCCGTTTGAACATGCCGATCCACTCGGTTCCGTCAACAGTGTCAGCAATCTCGATAGAGGCCAGCTCGTTAGCTATTATCAAACATGGTACCAACCTCAGCTCACTGAGATCATCATCACTGGTGACATCGAGCCTACCGCGCTCAAGGCAAGCTTAGAAAAGCACTTTGCTGATTGGCAACGCGGTAACACAGCACTTCGTGCTAAAACGCCATTCGAACCGCAAGAGAAAAAAGGCCTCACCAGTACAACCACTGTCGGCGAGCTTCCATCGATGAGCGTTGCTTTTCTAGAAGGTCAATCTGGTCAAACTACCCTTGAAAAGCAGCAAGACGACTGGATGACTTACCTTAAAAATGAGCTTATTTATCAACGATTGAGTAATGACTTTCAGCTTGCTGGATTGCCCGTATCCCACCTAGGAACCGGCTCTCAAGTCATCGGTGATAAAGTGGCGAGCCATTATCAAGTCATTTACTCAGAAGGTGCGCGAGTCGATGCCCAACAGCAGTTCCTACTCACACTAGGGCAGCTTCGGGATCACGGCATTACCCAGTCTGAACTCGATGCTGTGCTCGGTAACTGGCGACGAAACCTCGACAATCACCAGCAAGATTTTGAACGCATGACAGCAGGACAACTTTCCTCTATGCGTGTGGAGCAAATTCTTGCAGAGCAGCCCACACAGCTTCCAAGCCAACGAGAAAAGAACCTTGCTGATTTTCTTGCCAAGATCAGTGTCAAAAAAGTCAACAGATCAATAAATGATGTGCTGTCTTCTAAGGGCACGTTCTTCAACGGTGGCGAAATGATGCGTGGCCTTGCGACCCCAAGCCAGCTTGCTAATCGTTATCATGTTGACACGGAGAAACCGCTCACGTTAACCACCAGCAGTGAGCTCCCACAACCGACAATGATTGGCGAGATCACCCAGCAACACCAAGATGAGTTTGGTTCAACGTATTGGACGTTAAGTAACGGTATCGAAGTGATGTACCGCCAATTACCTGAAGCGAACAATGAAGTGTTTATGGTGCTGTCGGCAGTTGGCGGTACTCACACCTTACCTTACGAGCTTCAACCTGCCAGTATCCTCTTCCCAGAAGTGATAGTGAGCAGCGGTGTCGGTCCAATGAACGGTGTCGAAACCGACCGCTTTGTGAGAAAGCAGGATCTCTTGTTAGAGCCATTTGTTCATCAAACTTACCACGGTGTCGAAGTTCACGCTGGCAAAAAACAACTCGCCGACGCGTTGAACTTACTGCATCAGGGGTTGGTTAATCCCAAGTTTGATGTAACCCAAATTGAACGCGTAAAACAAGCGCGTGCAAAAGAGTATGCCGTCTTCTTAGATAGCCCAATAGGTAAATCTCTGGCACAGATAGCGAACACCGTCTACGCCAATGATAAAAACTGGTCTTCACTTTATAACGCTGAAGATGTGACCCTAGTTGATGAAGCCAAGCTTCGAGAGGTCTACACGCGTTTGTTCCAAACCACGGACTTCAAACTCACCGTTGTAGGCAGTGCAGAGCCTGAAACCCTTGAGCCCCTGCTCAGAAAATACATCGCGTCTATCCCATTACAAGGCGATGTGGCTCCGCTGTCTAAGTGGCACTTAGACAGCGAGTATCCCGCTGAGCAATCACTTGCCGCCAACCCCGAAAACAAAACCGTTGTCATTATGGGCGCGGTATCAAAACGTAGCGAACCTCGCAGTGCACAAGATGTCTTTTTAGAGGATATGTTGTTGCGCGCAACGTCAGCACGTATGATCACCAACGTCCGCGAAACGCATAGCCTCGATTACAGCCCGGGAGTGGTATCCACTGGCGCCGATAGCAGTGGTGCGCATGTTTGGGAACTCTACAGTACCGTTGACCCAAGCAAAGAACAGCAAGTGAAATCCGTGATGGCAGAAACGATGGCGAGCTTGGCTGAAGGCTTTAGCCAAGAAGAGTTCGATGCGGTTGCATCTCAGCTCTCCGTCGCATTCAATGATCTACACAAAGATCCTATTCAATACACGTGGCAAGTTGCCCGTTACCGTCTCAATGGCTACGGCTATCAGCATCTGTTAGACGGTAAAGCCACTGTCGATAGTGTGAGTAAAGCAGACCTCAATGCGCTCGCCAATGAGGTTTTCGGTAGCGCGGCAAATCACTACACATTCAGTCTACAGCCTGAAAAGTAG
- a CDS encoding pentapeptide repeat-containing protein, with product MANHCHYQDPDGYVCHNKCEDGSNYCYWHDPEIIKNNPDDVKKFEQYAKEGGLLRGVSMKRANLEHVNLVNYNSKHGYDLSYADFYRANLRGGHLFNVRIEHGSLMKADLSEANLHCAKLRFCNLLGVKLKGAKIDNIDVGAQLIQERKGHEESRLKHTEQALDFFEQAEEIYRDLRKAAENQGIFMMAGHCLQKELTMRRMQMPKLSLRRLTSKVVDLFCGYGENPMRVVSFSLLLIFTCAILYFFFGIQFDGNLVRFSPAASMSANGLALVECLYYSVVTFTTLGYGDFIPIGFSRLIAATEAFTGSFTIALFVVVFVKKMTR from the coding sequence ATGGCGAATCACTGTCACTACCAAGATCCTGATGGGTATGTATGTCATAACAAATGTGAAGATGGGTCTAACTATTGCTATTGGCATGACCCAGAGATCATTAAGAATAATCCTGATGATGTGAAAAAATTTGAACAATACGCGAAAGAGGGCGGGCTGTTACGTGGGGTGAGCATGAAACGTGCAAACCTAGAACATGTCAATCTGGTTAACTACAACAGTAAGCATGGTTATGATTTAAGTTATGCCGATTTCTATCGAGCCAACTTACGTGGAGGGCATCTCTTCAACGTCAGGATTGAGCACGGTAGCTTGATGAAAGCGGATCTCTCGGAAGCCAATTTGCACTGTGCCAAGTTACGATTTTGTAATCTGCTTGGCGTAAAACTGAAAGGGGCAAAGATAGACAATATTGATGTCGGTGCGCAGTTGATTCAAGAGCGAAAAGGGCATGAAGAAAGCCGCTTAAAGCATACGGAGCAAGCATTGGATTTCTTTGAGCAAGCGGAAGAGATCTACCGTGACTTGAGAAAAGCGGCGGAGAATCAAGGGATATTTATGATGGCAGGTCACTGCCTTCAAAAAGAGCTCACCATGCGGCGCATGCAAATGCCAAAGTTGTCATTGCGGCGGCTAACGTCAAAGGTCGTTGACCTCTTTTGCGGTTATGGTGAAAACCCGATGCGCGTTGTCTCGTTTTCACTGCTGCTGATCTTTACCTGCGCCATTCTCTACTTCTTTTTCGGTATTCAGTTTGATGGCAACTTGGTGCGCTTTTCACCTGCCGCCTCGATGTCAGCGAACGGGCTCGCTTTGGTTGAATGCCTTTACTATAGCGTGGTGACCTTCACTACCTTGGGCTACGGCGACTTTATTCCCATAGGCTTTTCGCGGCTTATCGCCGCAACAGAGGCATTCACAGGGAGTTTCACCATCGCGCTTTTCGTGGTTGTATTTGTAAAGAAAATGACCCGCTAA
- a CDS encoding sensor histidine kinase gives MYPSIYRKIRWAFGIPTLIMFAIFWATIYVAENQLEIISLEHWLDTEYARYQRDFHQLGDSAPEPNPHEFITYQPLDTLPTWLAAYQKPGFYGHRTDGETTHFLVRPHPSGQGLLYIVFQEHADDYLDEYEAQLHLMTFILGAIVTGCVLVYSLYFIRSISAPLASIEKKIPYMAPDQPDFEVESQFRETREIEKTLLKSKTDISRYFQREQDFGRFASHELRTPITVVKGSAELLERLSIDHPLANKAIGRIHAASEEMSLLTDAFLLLGKAEIEDQFWSEIDIAAELQRVIQTLLPLYPSRACLIDTATSRQPQLAPRSFVVIVLNNLVKNALAYSDDDLKVTLTLEHLIIENNYSETDTAGYGCGLVIVERICERLDWSFEVTKLDSRYQACVTFPVMAQST, from the coding sequence ATGTACCCGAGTATCTATCGTAAAATCCGCTGGGCGTTTGGTATTCCGACTCTCATCATGTTCGCCATTTTTTGGGCAACCATTTATGTGGCAGAAAACCAACTTGAGATCATTAGCTTAGAGCATTGGCTCGATACTGAATATGCCCGCTATCAGCGCGATTTCCACCAGCTTGGCGATAGTGCCCCCGAACCCAACCCACATGAATTTATCACCTATCAACCGCTAGACACGTTACCAACATGGTTAGCCGCATATCAAAAGCCGGGATTTTATGGACATCGAACTGACGGAGAAACCACGCATTTTCTTGTTCGCCCCCACCCTAGTGGTCAAGGGCTGCTCTATATCGTCTTCCAAGAACACGCTGATGACTATCTCGATGAATATGAAGCTCAACTGCACCTGATGACCTTTATTCTCGGCGCAATTGTCACAGGATGTGTGCTCGTCTATAGCCTCTATTTTATCCGCTCAATCTCTGCGCCCTTAGCCTCCATAGAGAAAAAAATTCCCTATATGGCCCCCGATCAACCTGATTTCGAGGTAGAAAGTCAGTTCAGAGAAACGCGAGAGATAGAAAAAACCTTACTGAAGAGTAAAACCGATATCAGTCGCTACTTTCAGCGGGAGCAAGACTTTGGTCGCTTTGCTTCCCACGAGCTTCGCACTCCGATTACCGTGGTAAAAGGCTCCGCAGAGCTGCTAGAGCGCCTATCTATTGACCATCCACTCGCCAATAAAGCCATCGGTCGAATTCATGCTGCCAGTGAGGAAATGTCGCTGCTCACAGATGCCTTTTTACTCCTAGGGAAAGCTGAAATTGAAGATCAATTCTGGTCAGAGATAGACATCGCCGCAGAGTTACAACGAGTCATTCAAACATTACTCCCACTTTATCCGAGTAGAGCGTGTCTAATTGATACGGCAACCTCTCGTCAGCCACAACTTGCGCCACGTAGCTTTGTCGTGATTGTTCTAAATAATTTAGTTAAGAATGCCCTTGCCTATAGTGACGATGACCTCAAAGTGACACTGACGCTAGAACACCTCATCATCGAGAACAACTACTCCGAGACAGATACCGCAGGGTATGGCTGTGGATTGGTGATTGTAGAGCGAATTTGCGAACGACTTGATTGGTCATTTGAGGTCACAAAGCTCGATTCACGCTATCAGGCTTGCGTGACCTTCCCAGTAATGGCTCAATCAACATGA
- a CDS encoding response regulator transcription factor, whose protein sequence is MKVLIVEDNHSVAETITDFLELEQIEVDCAYHGESALQLVQQHYYDVIVMDIMMPKLDGISTVHHLRQQHCQTPILFLTAKDGLNDKQAAFDAGGDDYLVKPFAMEELLMRLRALTRRGPSKNETQLQFGDLTLNTSTYEVSREGKAIKLNHTQFKILALLIQRSPAIVSRQQVSQHIWGDETPSSDALRSHIYGLRQAIDRGFDPAYLDTIHGQGYRLKLT, encoded by the coding sequence ATGAAAGTACTTATTGTTGAAGATAATCACTCCGTTGCGGAGACCATCACAGATTTTCTTGAATTGGAACAGATAGAGGTTGACTGCGCGTACCACGGAGAAAGCGCATTACAACTCGTACAACAGCACTATTACGATGTGATTGTCATGGATATTATGATGCCTAAGCTCGATGGCATTTCCACGGTCCATCACCTCCGTCAACAGCACTGCCAAACACCTATTCTCTTTTTAACAGCGAAAGACGGATTAAATGACAAACAAGCCGCTTTTGATGCCGGGGGTGACGACTACTTAGTCAAACCTTTTGCGATGGAAGAGCTCTTAATGCGCTTACGGGCTTTGACTCGACGCGGACCATCAAAAAATGAAACTCAACTGCAGTTCGGCGACCTCACGCTAAACACATCAACCTATGAAGTAAGCCGTGAGGGGAAGGCCATCAAGCTCAATCATACCCAGTTTAAGATACTGGCGCTGCTGATTCAGCGCTCACCAGCCATCGTCAGTCGACAGCAAGTTTCACAACATATTTGGGGCGATGAAACACCGTCCAGCGATGCCCTGCGAAGTCATATCTATGGCCTTCGCCAAGCCATTGATCGAGGGTTTGACCCCGCTTACCTTGATACCATTCATGGCCAAGGTTATCGCCTCAAACTGACTTAA
- a CDS encoding DUF5666 domain-containing protein has protein sequence MKKLILASAMAALLAGCGGSGSSSSPSIPSKTGWLDGQIQQISHSQQSLRVNGHQLDATHADINYRGETIPFADLSNGMRAQFDVADNKISEMKLDPSLVGEVSEVSGNKFTVNGIELEFNGLAGIRKGDWVMVTTYPNADGGHEVASVSKIDPIARVEIEGRVSGLTSSEFNLGTLRVDYSNADVDDRDELENGAWVEVYGDFYDNNNFKAYEVEVEDDADFDDFEIEGMVTWVNSDYTLFELNGRLRIEIDDDTEFDDGRRSDLTSGRWVEVEVEFRQGRLVAEEIDFEDGGDYDRGREFEVEGRAQYRNNQLSINDIVIDTDGRTEWDDGLRPSNIDGQWVEIEGKYINSRFVAFEIEKEDRDDDIELEGPVNNNSLWGYQAGDNSLRKYEGRWVDLDCDFEGNKLYDCDD, from the coding sequence ATGAAAAAGCTTATTTTAGCGAGTGCTATGGCGGCACTGCTTGCTGGTTGTGGCGGTTCAGGCTCATCCTCGTCTCCTTCAATCCCGTCTAAAACTGGTTGGTTAGATGGACAAATCCAACAGATTTCCCATAGCCAACAATCACTGCGTGTCAATGGCCATCAGCTTGATGCAACTCATGCTGACATTAACTATCGCGGTGAAACGATTCCGTTTGCTGACTTATCGAATGGTATGCGAGCGCAGTTTGATGTGGCTGACAATAAGATATCAGAAATGAAGCTTGACCCGAGCTTGGTGGGTGAAGTGAGCGAGGTTTCCGGGAACAAGTTCACGGTTAATGGTATTGAACTTGAGTTCAACGGCTTAGCTGGCATTCGTAAAGGTGACTGGGTGATGGTGACAACCTATCCTAATGCGGATGGTGGTCATGAAGTGGCATCTGTGTCCAAAATTGATCCGATTGCGCGCGTCGAGATTGAAGGGCGCGTTTCGGGTTTAACATCGTCTGAATTTAACCTTGGCACCCTGCGTGTTGATTACAGTAACGCGGATGTTGATGATAGAGATGAACTTGAAAATGGTGCTTGGGTAGAAGTCTACGGTGATTTCTATGACAACAACAACTTTAAAGCCTATGAAGTTGAGGTCGAAGACGATGCTGACTTTGATGACTTTGAAATTGAAGGCATGGTGACTTGGGTTAACAGTGATTACACCTTGTTTGAGCTGAATGGACGCCTGCGCATTGAAATTGATGACGACACTGAGTTTGATGATGGTCGTCGTAGCGATTTGACTTCAGGGCGTTGGGTCGAAGTCGAGGTAGAGTTCCGTCAAGGCCGCTTAGTTGCCGAAGAGATCGACTTTGAAGATGGCGGCGACTACGATCGAGGTCGTGAGTTTGAAGTTGAAGGTCGAGCGCAGTATCGCAACAATCAACTTAGCATTAACGACATTGTTATTGATACAGATGGCCGAACGGAGTGGGATGATGGATTGCGCCCAAGCAATATTGATGGCCAGTGGGTAGAGATCGAAGGTAAGTATATCAATAGCCGCTTTGTCGCTTTCGAGATTGAAAAAGAAGATCGTGATGATGACATTGAGCTTGAAGGCCCAGTGAACAATAACAGCCTCTGGGGTTACCAAGCGGGCGATAACTCTCTAAGAAAGTACGAAGGCCGTTGGGTTGATCTAGATTGTGATTTTGAAGGAAACAAACTTTACGATTGTGATGATTAA
- the aroA gene encoding 3-phosphoshikimate 1-carboxyvinyltransferase, translating into MESLTLQPINRIDGEINLPGSKSVSNRALLLAALAKGKTRLTNLLDSDDIRHMLNALNALGVSYQLSENNTVCEVEGLGQAFSTPEQALELFLGNAGTAMRPLAAALCLGEGEYTLTGEPRMKERPIGHLVDALRQVGADVTYLENEDYPPLLIKGTGLKGGEVEIDGSISSQFLTAFLMSAPLATTNTVIRIKGELVSKPYIDITLDIMAQFGVEVENNNYETFVVPAGQRYLSPGDFLVEGDASSASYFLAAAAIKGGEVKVTGIGKKSIQGDVQFADALAAMGAEIEWGDHYVIARRGELKAVDMDFNHIPDAAMTIATTALFAEGTTAIRNVYNWRVKETDRLAAMATELRKVGATVEEGEDYITITPPAQLTHAAIDTYDDHRMAMCFSLVALSDTPVTINDPKCTSKTFPDYFDRLKALSH; encoded by the coding sequence ATGGAAAGTCTCACCCTTCAACCTATCAATCGTATTGATGGTGAAATTAATCTGCCCGGCTCAAAAAGTGTTTCAAACCGCGCGTTGCTGCTCGCCGCGTTAGCCAAAGGCAAAACTCGTCTGACAAATCTTCTCGATAGCGATGACATTCGTCATATGTTAAATGCACTCAACGCATTAGGTGTCTCTTATCAGCTATCTGAAAACAATACTGTTTGTGAAGTGGAAGGTTTAGGCCAAGCATTCTCGACGCCAGAACAGGCCTTAGAGCTGTTTTTGGGCAATGCCGGAACCGCGATGCGTCCTTTAGCCGCGGCACTGTGTTTAGGTGAGGGTGAATATACGCTAACGGGTGAGCCTCGTATGAAGGAACGACCTATTGGCCATTTGGTGGATGCATTGCGTCAAGTCGGTGCGGATGTCACTTATCTAGAAAATGAAGACTATCCGCCGCTTTTGATCAAAGGCACGGGACTGAAAGGGGGAGAGGTTGAAATTGATGGTTCGATTTCCAGCCAGTTCCTGACTGCATTTTTGATGTCGGCACCTTTGGCGACGACGAATACAGTGATCCGTATTAAAGGTGAGTTGGTGTCTAAACCTTATATCGACATCACATTAGATATCATGGCGCAGTTTGGCGTTGAAGTTGAAAACAATAACTACGAAACGTTTGTTGTGCCCGCAGGGCAGCGATACCTATCACCGGGTGACTTCCTTGTGGAAGGTGACGCGTCCTCAGCCTCTTACTTCTTAGCCGCAGCAGCGATAAAAGGTGGTGAAGTAAAGGTCACTGGTATTGGTAAAAAGTCGATTCAAGGTGATGTGCAGTTTGCCGACGCGCTAGCCGCGATGGGGGCTGAGATCGAGTGGGGCGACCACTATGTGATTGCTCGACGTGGCGAGTTGAAAGCGGTCGACATGGATTTTAATCATATCCCGGATGCGGCGATGACCATTGCAACAACCGCACTGTTCGCTGAAGGTACGACTGCGATTCGCAATGTCTACAATTGGCGAGTAAAAGAAACGGATCGCTTAGCGGCAATGGCAACGGAGTTGCGCAAAGTGGGTGCGACAGTAGAAGAAGGTGAAGACTATATCACCATAACACCGCCAGCGCAGCTGACGCACGCCGCCATTGATACCTATGACGATCATCGTATGGCGATGTGTTTTTCACTGGTGGCGTTGAGTGACACCCCCGTCACCATTAATGACCCTAAGTGTACGTCTAAAACTTTCCCAGACTATTTCGACCGTCTGAAAGCATTAAGTCACTAA
- the cmk gene encoding (d)CMP kinase: MSSSAPIITVDGPSGAGKGTLCMLLAERLGLNLLDSGAIYRVLALAAIHHGVDIESEEVLVPLAANLDVQFIAEGELVKVILEGEDVSRELRKEETGMAASKVAALPRVREALLRRQRAFSSEPGLIADGRDMGTVVFPKAEVKIFLDASAEERARRRFNQLQNKGLDVNLDALLSEIKERDHRDRNRAVAPLRPAEDALVLDSTDLNIEQVTDKAIAYIETKLSIA; this comes from the coding sequence ATGTCAAGTTCAGCGCCTATCATCACTGTGGATGGACCAAGTGGTGCAGGTAAAGGCACCTTGTGCATGTTGTTGGCAGAAAGGCTAGGTTTGAATTTGCTAGATTCAGGCGCGATTTATCGTGTTTTGGCGCTAGCGGCGATTCATCACGGTGTGGATATCGAGTCAGAAGAGGTACTTGTACCTTTAGCCGCAAATCTCGATGTGCAATTTATCGCCGAAGGTGAGTTAGTAAAAGTCATTCTTGAGGGCGAAGATGTCTCTCGAGAGTTGCGAAAAGAAGAAACGGGCATGGCGGCTTCAAAAGTAGCTGCACTACCACGTGTTCGTGAAGCGTTGTTACGCCGTCAACGCGCGTTCTCATCAGAGCCGGGGCTGATAGCTGATGGCCGCGATATGGGGACCGTTGTTTTTCCAAAAGCGGAAGTGAAAATTTTCTTGGATGCAAGTGCAGAAGAGCGAGCACGTCGTCGTTTTAACCAGTTGCAAAATAAGGGCTTAGATGTTAACCTCGACGCCCTTTTAAGCGAGATTAAAGAGCGCGACCATCGCGATCGTAACCGTGCCGTTGCACCATTACGACCTGCTGAAGATGCGTTAGTCCTTGATTCAACGGATTTAAACATTGAACAAGTGACAGATAAAGCTATCGCTTATATAGAAACCAAATTATCGATAGCGTAG